From the genome of Deltaproteobacteria bacterium:
TCCCACGAGAACGGCAACCCGTTTCCGGCGCCCGCCACGGGCTTCGTGCCCGATTCGATCCTCCGCAAGCTCGGGATCTTCATGGTGGACGGATCCGTCCCCGGGGTCGCCGTCGTCATCGGAAAGGCGGCGGATCCTTCGGTCGCGGCGGCGATTGTGCGGCAGTTCCAGGAGATCGGGCTCCTCGTGTTCCTCGCCGGGGACGTGGTCGGCCAGGTCGACGCGGAAGGGGTGAAGCTCGGGGAGGATTTCAGGACGTTCGCGCTGGGACCGCTGCCGGCCGTGATCCACGCCGTCAACTTCGCCGTCCGCGCGGGCCTCACGTTCGGCGGCATCGGCCGCGGGCAGGGGGCGCCGATGCTCGCGTACCTTTCGAACCGGGTGAAGGCGTTCGTCTGCGCCCTCGGGCCGCTGGACGACATCGCCCTTGCGGTCGCGGCGGGGGCGATGAAGGCGGGGCTCACCGTCCTGGCGGATACGGCGGTGCCGGAGATCCCGGGGCTGTTGCTGTCGCGCCCCGCGGGCGAGGAGATGGCCCGCGCCGGAATGGAGGCGCGGGGGATCAAGGTCAAGATGGTGAAGGTCCCGATCCCGATCGCGTTCGGGCCCGCCTTCGAGGGGGAGCGGATCCGGAAATCCGATACGCAGGTGGAGTTCGGCGGCGGCCGCTCCACCGCCTTCGAGTTCGTCCGCACCGCTCCCGCGGAGGAGGTGGTCGACCGGGAGATCCGGGTGGTCGGCCCGGACCTTCGGGGGCTTCCGAAGGGGAGCGCCATGCCGCTGGGGATCGTCGTCCGGGTCGCCGGCGCCAGGATGCAGAAGGATTTCGAGTCGGTCCTCGAGCGCAGGATCCACCGGATCGTCAACTACGGAGAGGGAACGATGCACGTCGCGCAGCGGGACACCACGTGGATCCGCGTCTCCACGGAGGCGGTGGAGAAGGGATTCGCCCTCCCGGACCTCGGAATGATGCTCTACGCCAAGCTGCACTCCGACTTCGAGAACATCGTGGACAAGGTCGCGGTGACGATCTTCACGCGGGAGGAGGACGTGGCGGCGGGGCTGGTCGAGGCGCGTGCCGCCTACGCCGAGCGGGACGCCCGGGCCCGCACGCTGACCGACGACGCGGTCGAGGATTTCTACTCCTGCACCCTG
Proteins encoded in this window:
- the cdhC gene encoding CO dehydrogenase/CO-methylating acetyl-CoA synthase complex subunit beta, with product MHESLYSSCLRGAGSVIGLARMALDAAAYRRGKDAPLSYPETAYELPVVFGLTDIRVSTLAGAGAALDLAGTLVRSGATAGNALDAGAATLLAADVMGALSHENGNPFPAPATGFVPDSILRKLGIFMVDGSVPGVAVVIGKAADPSVAAAIVRQFQEIGLLVFLAGDVVGQVDAEGVKLGEDFRTFALGPLPAVIHAVNFAVRAGLTFGGIGRGQGAPMLAYLSNRVKAFVCALGPLDDIALAVAAGAMKAGLTVLADTAVPEIPGLLLSRPAGEEMARAGMEARGIKVKMVKVPIPIAFGPAFEGERIRKSDTQVEFGGGRSTAFEFVRTAPAEEVVDREIRVVGPDLRGLPKGSAMPLGIVVRVAGARMQKDFESVLERRIHRIVNYGEGTMHVAQRDTTWIRVSTEAVEKGFALPDLGMMLYAKLHSDFENIVDKVAVTIFTREEDVAAGLVEARAAYAERDARARTLTDDAVEDFYSCTLCQSFAPNHVCIVSPERLGLCGAINWLDGKAGFEITPTGPNQPVAKGAVLDPVKGAFDGINAFVREHSRNTVSEMNLYSIMESPMTSCGCFECILAIIPEANGVMVVNREFEGQETPCGMGFSTLAGSVGGGVQTPGFMGVGKHYLLSRRFLGAEGGLPRVVWMTREMKEQLGPALRERAAEIGIPDFVDMIADETVAVTPDALLEHLAKVGHPALRLPPLL